The following are encoded together in the Bradyrhizobium algeriense genome:
- a CDS encoding transglutaminase-like cysteine peptidase — protein sequence MLFRGQGKGLAVIAVLLGLNASMGVSAKAGEALYASLGETARSPIGWVEFCAENPGDCRGGASQPRDIVMSQTAWRDLLRVNKWVNETVKPITDMDHWGVIEKWSLPTDGYGDCEDYVLLKRKMLIDAGWPREALLITVVRDKKGEGHAVLTVKTDKGEFVLDNQNETVLAWTDTGYRFVKRQSQSDPNVWVSLGDSRPAVATASSRDR from the coding sequence ATGTTGTTCAGGGGACAGGGGAAGGGACTGGCGGTCATCGCCGTCCTGTTGGGGTTAAACGCTTCAATGGGCGTCTCGGCGAAAGCCGGCGAAGCTCTCTATGCCAGCCTGGGCGAGACCGCGCGTTCGCCGATCGGCTGGGTCGAATTCTGCGCCGAGAATCCCGGCGATTGCCGTGGCGGCGCATCACAGCCGCGCGACATCGTGATGTCGCAGACGGCGTGGCGGGATTTGCTGCGGGTCAACAAGTGGGTCAACGAGACCGTCAAGCCGATCACCGACATGGATCATTGGGGTGTGATCGAGAAATGGTCGTTGCCGACGGACGGTTACGGTGACTGCGAGGACTATGTGCTTCTGAAGCGCAAGATGCTGATCGACGCCGGATGGCCGCGCGAAGCGCTGCTGATCACAGTGGTGCGCGACAAGAAGGGCGAAGGCCACGCGGTGCTAACCGTGAAGACCGACAAGGGCGAGTTCGTTCTCGACAACCAGAACGAAACCGTCCTGGCCTGGACCGACACCGGCTACCGCTTCGTCAAGCGTCAGTCGCAGAGCGATCCCAATGTGTGGGTCTCGCTCGGTGACAGCCGCCCGGCGGTCGCTACCGCCTCGTCACGCGATCGATAA
- a CDS encoding PilZ domain-containing protein, with product MSFAQKKTTTVPSAEERRRFQRVKVHLLGRYMLPDRREFPCQIINMSPGGLALLAPGIGNVGDRVIAYLDHIGRVEGKITRIIDNGFAMTVGATARKRDKLAAQLTWLANRDILNLPEDRRHDRIIPRNPIALLTLEDGSKMTCRIIDLSLSGAAIAAENRPPLKSLVMLGKVQSRVVRNLEEGFALEFVHEQVGEALEEAVTAR from the coding sequence ATGTCGTTTGCGCAAAAGAAAACAACCACCGTACCGTCCGCCGAGGAGCGACGGCGCTTTCAGCGCGTCAAAGTCCACCTGCTTGGCCGCTACATGCTGCCGGACCGCCGCGAATTTCCTTGCCAGATTATTAACATGTCGCCGGGCGGACTGGCCCTGCTGGCGCCCGGCATCGGCAATGTCGGCGACCGCGTGATCGCCTATCTCGACCATATCGGCCGGGTCGAGGGCAAAATCACCCGCATCATCGACAACGGCTTTGCCATGACGGTCGGCGCCACCGCGCGCAAGCGCGACAAGCTCGCCGCCCAGCTCACCTGGCTTGCCAACCGCGATATCCTCAATCTGCCGGAAGACCGCCGCCACGACCGTATCATTCCGCGCAACCCGATCGCGCTGCTCACGCTCGAGGACGGCAGCAAGATGACCTGCCGCATCATCGACCTCTCGCTGTCGGGCGCCGCCATCGCCGCGGAGAACCGCCCGCCGCTGAAATCGCTGGTCATGCTGGGCAAGGTGCAGTCCCGTGTGGTGCGAAATCTCGAGGAAGGCTTCGCGCTCGAGTTCGTCCACGAGCAAGTCGGCGAGGCGCTCGAAGAAGCGGTTACCGCGCGGTAA
- a CDS encoding acyl-CoA desaturase → MKLMPGSERIFADDETDPLDGKVRWCPSKSLWIGAMTAFAVVLGPMFLTWSALLLFVTTSGVTLCFGHSVGMHRRLIHSSFDCPLWLEHLCVYLGTLVGMAGPYGMVRLHDFRDWAQRQPQCHDYSCHRAGFWRDAWWQLHCNLVLKHPPEFRLEPRLANDRFYAFVERTWMWQQLPWAILFFIIGGWSWLVWGIFVRISLCVTGHWLIGHFSHRRGGQTWVIDGVAAQGYNVGLAGLISMGESWHNNHHAFPQSAKLGLLPGQIDLGWWLIKSFEAVGLATNVKTPADLPRRPGLRRLGSPGSAEAVGGASRATP, encoded by the coding sequence ATGAAGCTGATGCCCGGCTCGGAGCGCATTTTCGCGGATGACGAAACCGACCCGCTCGACGGGAAGGTGCGCTGGTGCCCATCGAAATCGCTGTGGATCGGCGCGATGACCGCCTTCGCCGTCGTCCTTGGGCCGATGTTTCTGACCTGGAGTGCCCTCCTCCTCTTCGTCACCACCAGCGGCGTGACCCTTTGCTTCGGACACTCTGTCGGCATGCATCGGCGCTTGATCCATTCGAGCTTCGACTGCCCGCTATGGCTCGAACATCTCTGCGTCTATCTCGGCACGCTGGTGGGAATGGCCGGTCCGTACGGGATGGTGCGATTGCACGATTTTCGAGATTGGGCGCAGCGCCAGCCGCAGTGCCACGATTATTCCTGCCACCGCGCCGGCTTTTGGCGCGATGCATGGTGGCAACTGCATTGCAATCTTGTGTTAAAGCACCCGCCGGAATTCCGGCTCGAACCGAGGCTGGCGAACGACCGCTTTTACGCCTTCGTCGAACGAACGTGGATGTGGCAACAATTGCCCTGGGCGATCTTGTTCTTCATCATCGGCGGCTGGAGCTGGCTGGTCTGGGGCATTTTCGTTCGGATCAGCCTCTGCGTGACCGGCCACTGGCTGATCGGCCATTTCTCCCACCGAAGGGGCGGCCAGACCTGGGTGATCGATGGCGTCGCCGCACAGGGATACAATGTCGGACTTGCGGGGCTGATCAGCATGGGCGAGAGCTGGCACAACAACCACCACGCTTTCCCGCAATCCGCAAAGCTGGGGCTGTTGCCGGGACAGATCGATCTCGGCTGGTGGCTGATCAAGAGCTTCGAGGCTGTTGGCCTCGCAACCAACGTCAAGACGCCGGCCGACCTGCCACGGCGGCCGGGGTTGCGCCGCCTGGGAAGTCCCGGGAGCGCCGAGGCGGTCGGCGGCGCCTCGCGCGCAACGCCGTGA
- a CDS encoding enoyl-CoA hydratase-related protein: protein MPGVKRERDDSVGVLTLDEPETLNAMTPDLLGDLAAAIAEMTDDPQVRALVLTGAGRGFCSGQNLKAAQILGEDIAAGVMKYYWPAFKALRECRVPVVVAVNGVAAGGGFSLAMAGDMIVAARSARFIQVFSRIALVPDLGSTWLLPRLVGRQRALELMMTNEPLSADQAREWGLVREVFDDAALRDGALSLARKLASGPTRALVATRRLIDESEHASYADQFRREIETQAQIRLSADAVEGRNAFLEKRAAVFTGR, encoded by the coding sequence ATGCCGGGAGTTAAGCGGGAACGCGACGACAGCGTCGGCGTGCTGACACTGGACGAGCCTGAGACCCTCAACGCGATGACGCCCGATCTGTTGGGCGATCTCGCGGCAGCCATTGCCGAGATGACCGACGATCCGCAGGTGAGGGCGCTGGTGCTGACCGGCGCCGGCCGCGGTTTTTGCTCGGGCCAGAACCTCAAGGCGGCGCAAATCCTCGGCGAGGACATCGCCGCTGGCGTGATGAAGTATTACTGGCCGGCGTTCAAGGCGTTGCGCGAATGCCGCGTGCCGGTCGTGGTGGCGGTCAACGGCGTGGCGGCGGGCGGCGGGTTCAGCCTTGCGATGGCGGGCGACATGATCGTTGCCGCGCGTTCGGCGCGCTTCATTCAGGTGTTCAGCCGCATCGCGCTGGTCCCCGATCTCGGTTCGACCTGGCTGTTGCCGCGTCTCGTCGGCCGGCAGCGCGCGCTCGAACTGATGATGACCAACGAGCCGCTCTCGGCCGATCAGGCCAGGGAGTGGGGACTGGTCCGCGAAGTCTTCGACGATGCCGCGCTTCGTGACGGCGCGCTTTCGCTGGCGCGTAAACTGGCAAGCGGGCCGACGCGCGCTCTCGTCGCGACGCGCCGCCTGATCGACGAGAGCGAACACGCCAGCTATGCCGACCAGTTCCGCCGCGAGATCGAAACGCAGGCGCAGATCCGCCTGAGTGCCGATGCGGTGGAAGGGCGCAACGCGTTCCTCGAGAAACGTGCGGCGGTGTTCACCGGACGCTGA
- the poxB gene encoding ubiquinone-dependent pyruvate dehydrogenase, with protein MGSENVADLIAETLAQAGVKRIFGVVGDSLNGLTDALRKRKAIDWIHVRHEEVAAFAAAGEAQITGELAVCAGSCGPGNLHLINGLFDAHRSRTPVLAIAAQIPSAEIGGGYFQETHPQDLFRECSHYCELVSDPAQLPYVLENAIRAAVGKRGVAVIVIPGDVALRSAPKRGISPNAGLLPALPMVQPAAPELEALAKLLNGAKRVTLFCGRGCAGAHDALMRLAETLKSPIVHALGGKEHVEYDNPYDVGMTGFIGFSSGYAAMHACDVLLMLGTDFPYKQFLPTDAKIAQVDIRPENLGRRCKLDLGLVGDVGTTIGTLLPKLKAKTDRKHLDDSLAHYKKARAGLDELAQGTPGQKPIHPQYLARLLSEQASGDAVFTADVGTPTIWAARYLAMNGRRRLIGSWIHGSMANAMAHAIGAQASQKGRQVISMSGDGGFAMLMGDLITLTQMKLPVKVVIFNNGVLGFVAMEMKASGFIETGVDLKNPDFAAMARAMGIHAVRVEDPGELSNAIRDVLAYDGPAVLDVVTATQELSMPPTITAEQIKGFSLWVLRAVISGRGDEVIDVAKTNLLSR; from the coding sequence ATGGGAAGCGAGAATGTTGCCGACCTCATCGCAGAGACCCTGGCCCAGGCAGGCGTCAAGCGTATCTTCGGCGTAGTCGGCGACAGCCTGAACGGCCTCACCGACGCGTTGCGCAAGCGAAAGGCGATCGACTGGATTCACGTCCGGCATGAAGAGGTCGCAGCCTTTGCCGCCGCGGGCGAAGCGCAGATCACGGGTGAGCTTGCGGTCTGCGCCGGCTCGTGCGGGCCGGGCAATCTGCATCTCATCAACGGCCTGTTCGATGCGCACCGCAGCCGCACGCCGGTACTCGCCATCGCCGCGCAGATTCCGTCCGCCGAAATCGGCGGTGGCTATTTTCAGGAGACGCACCCGCAGGACCTGTTCCGGGAATGCAGCCATTATTGCGAACTGGTTTCCGATCCGGCGCAATTGCCTTACGTCCTGGAAAACGCCATCCGTGCGGCCGTGGGGAAACGCGGCGTTGCCGTCATCGTCATTCCCGGCGACGTCGCGTTGCGATCGGCGCCGAAGCGCGGCATCTCGCCGAATGCCGGGTTGCTGCCGGCTCTGCCCATGGTCCAGCCGGCCGCCCCCGAACTGGAGGCGCTCGCCAAACTCCTCAACGGCGCCAAGCGCGTCACGCTGTTCTGTGGCCGCGGTTGTGCCGGCGCGCACGACGCTCTCATGCGGCTTGCCGAGACGCTCAAGAGCCCGATCGTGCATGCGCTCGGTGGCAAAGAGCATGTCGAATACGATAATCCCTACGACGTCGGCATGACCGGCTTCATCGGCTTCTCGTCCGGCTATGCGGCGATGCATGCGTGCGACGTGCTGCTGATGCTCGGCACCGATTTCCCCTACAAGCAGTTCCTGCCGACGGACGCGAAGATCGCGCAAGTCGATATCCGCCCCGAGAATCTCGGCCGCCGCTGCAAACTCGACCTCGGCCTTGTCGGCGACGTCGGCACCACGATCGGTACGCTCTTGCCGAAACTGAAGGCGAAGACCGATCGCAAGCATCTCGACGACAGCCTGGCCCACTACAAGAAGGCACGCGCCGGGCTCGACGAACTCGCGCAGGGTACGCCCGGCCAGAAGCCGATCCATCCGCAGTATCTGGCGCGCCTGTTGAGCGAACAGGCGTCAGGGGATGCGGTGTTCACAGCCGATGTCGGCACGCCGACAATCTGGGCGGCGCGCTATCTCGCCATGAACGGCCGCCGGCGCCTCATCGGTTCCTGGATTCACGGCTCGATGGCCAACGCCATGGCGCACGCCATCGGCGCCCAGGCTTCGCAGAAGGGGCGGCAGGTGATCTCGATGTCGGGCGATGGCGGGTTTGCCATGTTGATGGGCGACCTGATCACGCTGACGCAGATGAAGCTGCCGGTGAAGGTCGTGATCTTCAACAATGGCGTGCTGGGTTTCGTGGCGATGGAGATGAAGGCCTCCGGCTTCATCGAGACCGGCGTCGATCTCAAGAATCCCGATTTCGCGGCGATGGCCCGCGCCATGGGAATTCACGCGGTGCGGGTGGAGGATCCCGGCGAACTCTCAAACGCGATCCGCGACGTGCTGGCCTATGACGGTCCGGCCGTCCTCGATGTCGTCACCGCGACGCAGGAATTGTCGATGCCGCCGACGATCACAGCAGAGCAGATCAAGGGTTTCAGCCTCTGGGTGCTTCGCGCCGTGATAAGCGGCCGCGGCGACGAGGTGATCGACGTGGCCAAGACCAATTTGCTGTCGCGCTAG
- a CDS encoding saccharopine dehydrogenase family protein has translation MKRDFDLIVYGATGYTGRLIAEYLATSYRGDDAPSWAIAGRSTDKLQKVRADIGAPDDLPLVIADAAEPASLRSMCERAAVIITAVGPYQFHGPELVAACAATGTAYVDLCGEPAWMRRMIDTHHEEAKLTGARIVFSCGFDSIPFDLGVLTLQEKAREKFGRPARRVKARLRKVKGGMSGGTAASAQATLAAAARDPALIRLLTDPFALTPGFTGPSQPSGLIPEYDPSLNVLLVPFPMAPINTKNVHRTNFLLGHPYGTDFVYDEMMVAPGFGEIAGVATETFATMVSLLGTGGLKRGAGPSREEREKGFYDILFLGELPDGGRVEAVVTGDRDPGYGSASKMIAESALCLVRDVQGDGGIWTPGALMGPALRKRLKERAGLTFSAR, from the coding sequence GTGAAGCGGGACTTCGACCTCATCGTCTATGGCGCAACGGGTTACACTGGTCGTCTCATCGCCGAGTATCTGGCGACGTCCTATCGCGGCGACGATGCTCCGTCCTGGGCGATCGCGGGGCGCTCGACCGACAAGCTCCAGAAGGTGCGTGCCGACATCGGCGCACCAGACGATTTGCCTTTGGTTATCGCGGATGCCGCCGAACCGGCCAGCCTGCGTTCGATGTGCGAGCGTGCGGCCGTGATCATCACGGCGGTCGGGCCTTATCAGTTCCACGGCCCCGAGCTTGTGGCGGCCTGCGCGGCCACGGGCACGGCCTATGTCGATCTGTGCGGCGAACCGGCCTGGATGCGGCGCATGATCGACACCCATCACGAAGAGGCGAAACTGACCGGCGCGCGCATCGTCTTCTCCTGCGGCTTCGATTCCATCCCGTTCGATCTCGGCGTGCTTACGTTGCAGGAGAAGGCGCGCGAGAAATTCGGACGCCCGGCGCGACGGGTCAAGGCCCGCCTGCGCAAGGTGAAAGGCGGCATGTCTGGCGGCACCGCGGCGAGCGCTCAGGCGACATTGGCCGCCGCCGCGCGCGATCCGGCCCTGATCCGGCTGCTGACCGATCCCTTCGCGTTGACGCCGGGGTTCACCGGGCCGTCTCAGCCGTCGGGCCTTATTCCCGAATACGACCCGAGCCTGAACGTGTTGCTTGTCCCGTTCCCAATGGCGCCTATCAACACCAAGAATGTGCACCGCACGAATTTCCTGTTGGGTCATCCCTACGGCACGGACTTCGTTTACGACGAGATGATGGTCGCGCCGGGATTTGGGGAAATCGCTGGTGTGGCGACGGAGACGTTCGCCACGATGGTTTCCTTGCTCGGGACCGGCGGTCTCAAGCGCGGCGCAGGCCCTTCCAGGGAAGAGCGCGAGAAGGGCTTCTACGACATCCTCTTCCTGGGCGAGCTGCCGGATGGCGGACGGGTCGAGGCGGTAGTCACGGGCGACCGCGATCCGGGCTACGGCTCGGCCAGCAAGATGATCGCCGAGAGCGCTCTCTGCCTTGTGCGCGACGTGCAGGGCGATGGCGGCATCTGGACGCCGGGCGCCCTGATGGGTCCGGCGTTGCGCAAGCGTCTGAAGGAGCGCGCCGGCCTCACCTTCAGCGCGCGTTGA
- a CDS encoding FAD-binding oxidoreductase: MSGARLKHYGWGREDEGMTAEEQAFVLGRYHAKFAHDAFETKAVPRVEDLALRAPRVALPSSLAAFCTSERYDRVAHTYGKSYPDYVRAMLGDYDSAPDVVAYPRNEAEISAVMDWAGGVSASLTPFGGGSSVCGGVEPRIDGLRYKAAVTLDLRNLGKVVEVDQISRAALIEGGAFGPSLENQLKPHGVTLRHFPQSFEYSTLGGWIATRSGGHFASLYTHIDDFVESLRVVTPRGILETRRLPGSGAGPSPDRMFIGSEGTLGVISRAWMRLQPRPKFRAGTSIRFHSFFGAARALRAIAQAGLYPSNCRIVDAQEAFNTGAADGSVAIMVLGFESGDHSPDAWMARALECCADHGGTPEAAKGSDAHLEGAAGIWRNAFIRMPYAREFLTPAGLINDTFETAITWDRFESFHDKVKAATERAIVEATGLKGEVTCRFTHVYPDGPAPYFSFHALGRHGALLEQWQAIKNSASDALIEAGGTITHHHAVGRDHRPWYDRQRPDIFAAALRAAKRELDPQGMLNPGVLIDP; encoded by the coding sequence ATGAGCGGTGCAAGGCTAAAACATTACGGCTGGGGCCGCGAAGACGAAGGCATGACTGCCGAGGAGCAGGCTTTCGTGCTCGGCCGTTACCACGCGAAATTCGCGCACGATGCGTTTGAGACAAAAGCCGTGCCGCGTGTCGAGGACCTGGCACTGCGCGCGCCGCGCGTTGCATTGCCGAGTTCACTTGCCGCTTTCTGTACGAGCGAACGCTACGACCGGGTCGCGCATACCTACGGAAAATCCTATCCAGACTACGTGCGAGCCATGCTCGGCGACTACGATAGCGCGCCCGATGTGGTCGCATATCCGCGAAACGAAGCAGAAATTTCCGCTGTGATGGACTGGGCCGGTGGTGTCAGCGCCTCGCTAACGCCGTTCGGGGGCGGGTCGAGCGTCTGCGGTGGCGTCGAGCCGCGAATAGATGGGCTTCGCTACAAGGCGGCCGTCACACTTGACCTGCGCAATCTCGGCAAGGTTGTCGAGGTAGATCAGATATCGCGCGCCGCACTGATCGAAGGCGGTGCCTTTGGTCCATCGCTGGAGAACCAGCTTAAACCGCACGGCGTGACGTTGCGGCATTTTCCGCAGAGTTTCGAATATTCAACCCTTGGCGGCTGGATCGCGACGCGATCGGGTGGCCATTTCGCCAGTCTCTACACGCATATAGATGATTTCGTCGAAAGCCTGCGCGTCGTGACGCCGCGCGGCATACTCGAAACGCGTCGATTGCCGGGATCGGGTGCTGGACCGAGCCCCGACCGCATGTTCATAGGCTCGGAAGGCACGCTCGGCGTGATTTCGCGCGCCTGGATGCGATTGCAGCCACGTCCGAAATTCCGCGCCGGCACATCGATTCGTTTTCATTCGTTCTTCGGTGCGGCACGCGCATTGCGTGCCATCGCACAGGCCGGCCTCTATCCATCGAACTGTCGCATCGTTGACGCGCAAGAGGCGTTCAACACCGGTGCGGCCGACGGCAGTGTCGCGATCATGGTGCTCGGCTTTGAATCCGGCGACCATTCGCCGGATGCCTGGATGGCACGAGCGCTCGAATGCTGCGCCGACCATGGCGGGACGCCGGAAGCCGCAAAAGGCAGCGATGCACATCTCGAAGGCGCAGCAGGAATCTGGCGGAACGCTTTTATTCGCATGCCATATGCGCGCGAGTTTTTGACACCCGCCGGTCTCATCAACGACACGTTTGAGACCGCTATCACCTGGGATCGGTTCGAAAGTTTCCACGACAAAGTGAAGGCGGCGACGGAGCGTGCGATCGTCGAAGCGACCGGCCTGAAAGGCGAGGTCACATGCCGCTTCACCCATGTTTATCCGGACGGGCCCGCGCCCTATTTTTCTTTCCACGCACTCGGTCGCCACGGTGCGCTTCTGGAGCAATGGCAGGCGATCAAGAATTCGGCCAGCGACGCGCTGATTGAGGCGGGCGGCACGATCACGCATCATCACGCTGTTGGCCGTGATCATCGGCCTTGGTACGATCGCCAACGCCCGGATATTTTCGCGGCCGCGCTTCGGGCGGCAAAAAGAGAACTCGATCCACAAGGCATGCTCAACCCGGGAGTGCTCATCGATCCGTAA